One genomic segment of Manis pentadactyla isolate mManPen7 chromosome 1, mManPen7.hap1, whole genome shotgun sequence includes these proteins:
- the RTP4 gene encoding receptor-transporting protein 4 encodes MGFQPRPQRNKMVLDVGTWEQIFQELIQEVKPRTKWTLRLEENLQLDRVAQGWKQYQQRAFGRFQCSSCQRRWASARVIILCHMHLERRKSQGQVLMRHFAQRCQKCSKCPFEKPDFSPESTMRILNNLVSRIVDRCYEDSIKKVRELPVIPEVPLEGSHDIANCEACFLGFCTWGFQNWTEPSNSPLSYMDIGSSLPPISQSQAKNQSAEAKEAQGNGYPYVLKRSGPSHTTARIQVSGTVPQPKQELGQKPTLGDQQATPGTGPQAIQVAGSPLPGWTDQQPKLTASPLVTRRANSQSTHSATAARGSATTRVPQAAWGRRERCSPRCPGPDSFPKYSPSGTPNSSLGQESVFRLGCICAVALFSFIVTKFL; translated from the exons ATGGGCTTTCAGCCTCGGCCTCAGAGGAATAAAATGGTTTTGGATGTCGGGACTTGGGAGCAGATATTTCAAGAACTGATCCAGGAGGTGAAACCCAGGACCAAATGGACCCTGCGACTGGAGGAGAACCTTCAGCTGGACCGTGTTGCCCAGGGGTGGAAGCAGTACCAGCAGAGAGCATTCGGCAG GTTCCAGTGTTCCTCATGCCAGCGGAGGTGGGCTTCTGCCCGAGTGATCATCCTGTGTCACATGCACCTAGAGCGCCGGAAGTCCCAGGGCCAGGTGCTCATGCGGCACTTTGCTCAGAGGTGCCAGAAGTGCTCCAAATGTCCATTTGAAAAGCCGGACTTCTCTCCTGAGAGCACCATGAGGATTCTGAACAACTTGGTTTCGCGTATTGTAGACAGATGCTATGAAGATAGTATCAAGAAGGTCCGAGAGCTACCAGTGATCCCAGAGGTGCCTCTGGAAGGATCCCATGACATAGCCAATTGTGAAGCATGCTTTCTGGGTTTCTGTACATGGGGCTTTCAAAACTGGACAGAGCCTTCCAATTCCCCACTCTCCTACATGGATATTGGGAGTTCCTTGCCTCCTATTAGCCAAAGCCAGGCTAAGAACCAGTCAGCTGAGGCAAAGGAGGCTCAGGGGAATGGCTATCCCTATGTTCTTAAGAGGTCAGGGCCCAGCCATACTACTGCTAGGATCCAAGTGTCTGGGACGGTTCCTCAACCCAAACAGGAGCTGGGCCAAAAACCCACACTGGGAGACCAGCAGGCCACACCGGGAACAGGCCCACAGGCAATCCAAGTAGCAGGATCACCTCTCCCAGGGTGGACGGACCAACAGCCAAAACTGACAGCGAGCCCATTAGTGACAAGGAGGGCAAATTCACAGTCCACACACAGTGCCACAGCTGCACGTGGGTCTGCAACTACCAGGGTCCCTCAAGCTGCCTGGGGAAGGCGGGAGAGGTGTTCACCCAGATGTCCTGGTCCAGACAGCTTTCCCAAATACTCTCCCTCAGGGACACCAAACAGCTCCCTGGGCCAGGAGAGTGTTTTCAGGTTGGGCTGTATCTGTGCTGTTGCTCTGTTTTCCTTTATTGTGACCAAATTCTTATAA